GCGGAAGGTCCGGCGGGGCTGGTCAGGATTGCGCTTCAGGATCTCAATGGGCGCTTCCCGAGATCCTCCCAGTTGTTCGCCCGGGGCCTGAGCCGGCGCGGCGTCGACCTCGCCCAGTAGGGCCGAAAGCCCCCGCCCCAGACCACGACGCCCTTCGGACATACCGGGCTCTCCCACCACGACGGACTCCATCATAAACTCAGTCAAGCTACGGTTCTTATCGTTTGGACTTAAGCGGCCTTCGCCTGGCGATCCCGCTCGCGGCTGATCACCTCGCGGGCCAGCTTGAGATAGGCCTGACTGCCGGCGCATTTGAGGTCGTAGAGCAGCACAGGCTTGCCGAACGACGGAGCCTCCGAGACGCGGACATTGCGCGGGATCACCGCGTCATAGACCTTGTCGCCGAAGTGCGCGCGCACGTCCTTGGCGACCTGCTCCGACAAGCTGTTGCGGCGGTCGTACATGGTCAGCACAACCCCTTGAATCTCAAGGCGCGGATTAAGGCTCCCGCGCACGCGCTCGATCGTCCGCATCAGCTGCGTCAGGCCTTCTAGGGCGAAGAACTCGCACTGCAGGGGCACGAACACCGCGTCGGCGGCGGTCATGGCATTGACGGTCAGAACGTTCAGCGACGGCGGGCAATCGATCAGCACATAGGTGTAGGGACCGTTGGCGCGGATGGCTTCGAGGGCGTCTCGCAGGCGGTAGGACCGGCGAGCGGTTTGACCCAGCTCGATCTCGACCCCCGACAGGTCAGCGTCGGCCGGTATGACGTCCAGGCCTGGGAGCTCGGTCTTCACCGCTGCGTCGACCACCGGGGCCTCGCCCATCAGCACGTCGTACAGCGTCGTGCGCCGTTGTGTGCGGCCAATACCCAGCCCCGTGGAACAGTTGCCCTGCGGATCGGCGTCGATCAGCAGCACGCGTTCGCCGCAGGCAGCCAAGGCTGTGCCCAGGTTGATCGCGGTGGTGGTCTTGCCAACCCCACCCTTCTGATTGGCGATAGCCAGGACGCGGAGAGGATTAGCGGACACGGGAAAGCCTCTTCACTTGAACGATGCGACCACGG
The DNA window shown above is from Caulobacter sp. FWC26 and carries:
- a CDS encoding ParA family protein, with the translated sequence MSANPLRVLAIANQKGGVGKTTTAINLGTALAACGERVLLIDADPQGNCSTGLGIGRTQRRTTLYDVLMGEAPVVDAAVKTELPGLDVIPADADLSGVEIELGQTARRSYRLRDALEAIRANGPYTYVLIDCPPSLNVLTVNAMTAADAVFVPLQCEFFALEGLTQLMRTIERVRGSLNPRLEIQGVVLTMYDRRNSLSEQVAKDVRAHFGDKVYDAVIPRNVRVSEAPSFGKPVLLYDLKCAGSQAYLKLAREVISRERDRQAKAA